In Carya illinoinensis cultivar Pawnee chromosome 10, C.illinoinensisPawnee_v1, whole genome shotgun sequence, one DNA window encodes the following:
- the LOC122279064 gene encoding heat shock 70 kDa protein 16 isoform X1, which yields MSVVGFDIGNENCVIAVAKQRGIDVVLNDESKRETPAVVSFGVKQRFMGSAGAACATMNPKSTISQMKRLIGRKFKEPDVQNDLLLLPFESLEGPDGGILITLEYLGEIQKFTPEHILGMLFSHLKRITEKNLEMPISNCVIGIPSYFTDLQRRAFLDAAAIAGLKPLRLMHDCTATALGYGIYKTDFSVAGPTYVVFVDIGHCDTQVCVASFESGQMRIISHAFDRSLGGRDFDEVLFGYFAAQFKEQYDINVYSNAKASIRLRASCEKLKKVLSANAEAPLNIECLMDEKDVTGFIRREDFEKLSLDLQERISIPCRKALADSGLTVEKIHSVELVGSGSRIPAISRRLTSLFKREPSRTVNASECVARGCALQCAMLSPTFHVREYEVQDAFPFSIGFSSDKGPVCTLSNGALLRKHHPFPSVKIFSLHRTHIFHMEAYYADLSELPTGVSSKISSFKIDPFQASHMEATKVKVRLQLNIHGIVTVVSASQLLEDDIVDPHARSDAHLTSDKMEAESNRGSAPSSISADDGMRKNKVVKRLDIPVREHVYGGMADAELLEARKKELQLLQQDLKMEHTKDKKNALESYVYEMRDKILYKYLGFYTELERERISSDLEQIEEWLYEDGADESADVYTEKLEYLAKLLDPIENRYKEEEARAQASKGLLDCITEYRMLVQALPAGERDVIIGECNKAEQWLHEKIQLQNSLPKNADPILWSNEIKRKAEALDMTWKHIVRPLASPPSSKDADDLDQRDKPDGINMQVD from the exons ATGAGTGTGGTGGGATTTGATATTGGAAATGAGAACTGTGTTATTGCAGTTGCGAAGCAACGTGGGATTGATGTTGTGCTGAACGATGAATCAAAGCGTGAAACACCAGCAGTGGTGTCATTTGGCGTGAAGCAGCGGTTCATGGGTTCGGCTGGAGCCGCTTGTGCGACAATGAACCCCAAATCAACTATTTCTCAAATGAAGAGGTTAATTGGTAGGAAATTTAAGGAACCGGATGTTCAGAACGACCTTTTGTTGTTGCCTTTTGAATCTTTAGAAGGTCCAGATGGGGGAATCTTAATTACTTTGGAATACTTGGGCGAGATACAAAAGTTCACTCCGGAACATATTCTGGGAATGCTGTTTTCTCATTTGAAGCGCATAACTGAGAAGAATCTTGAAATGCCCATTTCGAACTGTGTGATTGGGATTCCCTCGTACTTCACTGATTTGCAGAGACGTGCTTTTTTGGATGCCGCAGCAATTGCTGGACTGAAGCCGCTGAGATTGATGCATGACTGTACTGCTACAGCACTTGgttatggtatttacaagacgGATTTTTCTGTTGCGGGCCCAACTTATGTTGTCTTTGTGGACATTGGTCATTGTGACACACAGGTTTGTGTTGCATCATTTGAGAGTGGACAAATGAGGATAATTTCCCATGCTTTTGACAGGAGCTTGGGAGGCAGAGATTTTGATGAGGTTCTGTTCGGTTATTTTGCTGCACAGTTCAAGGAGCAGTATGATATCAATGTCTATTCAAATGCCAAAGCATCTATTAGGTTGAGGGCGTCTTGTGAAAAACTAAAGAAGGTGCTGAGTGCGAATGCAGAGGCGCCATTAAATATAGAGTGCTTGATGGATGAGAAAGATGTTACGGGTTTTATTAGAAGGGAGGATTTTGAGAAATTGTCATTAGACTTGCAAGAGAGAATTAGCATCCCTTGTCGTAAGGCTTTGGCTGACTCTGGTTTGACTGTGGAGAAAATCCACTCAGTAGAGCTTGTTGGCTCAGGGTCTCGGATACCAGCTATTAGTAGAAGGTTAACTTCTCTATTCAAGAGAGAACCAAGCCGAACAGTGAATGCGAGTGAGTGTGTGGCACGTGGTTGTGCTCTTCAGTGCGCAATGCTTAGCCCGACATTCCATGTAAGAGAATACGAG GTTCAAGACGCATTTCCTTTCTCCATAGGATTCTCATCAGATAAAGGTCCAGTTTGCACGCTTTCAAATGGTGCACTTCTGCGAAAACACCATCCATTTCCAAGTGTGAAGATTTTTAGTTTGCACAGAACTCATATTTTCCATATGGAAGCCTACTATGCTGATCTAAGTGAATTACCTACTGGGGTATCATCTAAAATAAGCAGTTTTAAG ATTGACCCTTTCCAAGCTTCTCACATGGAAGCAACAAAAGTTAAAGTTAGACTGCAGCTAAACATTCATGGAATTGTTACTGTAGTATCAGCCTCG CAGCTATTGGAGGATGATATTGTTGATCCCCATGCAAGGAGTGATGCTCACTTGACTTCAGATAAGATGGAGGCAGAATCCAATCGTGGGTCTGCTCCTTCATCCATTTCTGCT GATGATGGGATGAGGAAAAACAAGGTTGTCAAAAGGCTTGATATTCCTGTTCGTGAGCATGTCTATGGTGGAATGGCAGATGCTGAGCTCTTAGAAGCTCGAAAGAAAGAACTTCAGCTGCTGCAACAAGACTTAAAGATGGAGCATACCAAAGATAAGAAAAATGCATTGGAGTCTTATGTCTATGAGATGCGTGATAAG atattatataaatatctagGATTCTACACCGAGCTAGAGAGGGAAAGGATCTCCAGTGATCTTGAACAGATAGAAGAGTGGCTTTATGAGGATGGAGCTGATGAATCTGCAGATGTTTATACTGAAAAACTGGAGTACCTTGCAAAG CTGCTTGATCCCATTGAGAACCGATATAAGGAGGAAGAGGCTCGGGCCCAAGCTAGTAAGGGTCTATTAGATTGTATCACAGAATACCGGATGCTTGTACAAGCACTTCCAGCTGGGGAGAGAGATGTG ATCATTGGTGAATGCAATAAAGCAGAGCAATGGCTACATGAGAAGATCCAACTGCAGAATTCGTTGCCTAAAAATGCTGATCCGATATTATGGTCAAACGAAATCAAGAGAAAGGCAGAGGCTCTCGACAT GACATGGAAACATATAGTGAGACCCCTTGCTTCTCCCCCAAGCTCAAAGGATGCAGATGACTTAGATCAGAGGGACAAACCTGATGGCATTAACATGCAAGTAGATTAA
- the LOC122279064 gene encoding heat shock 70 kDa protein 16 isoform X2: MSVVGFDIGNENCVIAVAKQRGIDVVLNDESKRETPAVVSFGVKQRFMGSAGAACATMNPKSTISQMKRLIGRKFKEPDVQNDLLLLPFESLEGPDGGILITLEYLGEIQKFTPEHILGMLFSHLKRITEKNLEMPISNCVIGIPSYFTDLQRRAFLDAAAIAGLKPLRLMHDCTATALGYGIYKTDFSVAGPTYVVFVDIGHCDTQVCVASFESGQMRIISHAFDRSLGGRDFDEVLFGYFAAQFKEQYDINVYSNAKASIRLRASCEKLKKVLSANAEAPLNIECLMDEKDVTGFIRREDFEKLSLDLQERISIPCRKALADSGLTVEKIHSVELVGSGSRIPAISRRLTSLFKREPSRTVNASECVARGCALQCAMLSPTFHVREYEVQDAFPFSIGFSSDKGPVCTLSNGALLRKHHPFPSVKIFSLHRTHIFHMEAYYADLSELPTGVSSKISSFKIDPFQASHMEATKVKVRLQLNIHGIVTVVSASLLEDDIVDPHARSDAHLTSDKMEAESNRGSAPSSISADDGMRKNKVVKRLDIPVREHVYGGMADAELLEARKKELQLLQQDLKMEHTKDKKNALESYVYEMRDKILYKYLGFYTELERERISSDLEQIEEWLYEDGADESADVYTEKLEYLAKLLDPIENRYKEEEARAQASKGLLDCITEYRMLVQALPAGERDVIIGECNKAEQWLHEKIQLQNSLPKNADPILWSNEIKRKAEALDMTWKHIVRPLASPPSSKDADDLDQRDKPDGINMQVD, from the exons ATGAGTGTGGTGGGATTTGATATTGGAAATGAGAACTGTGTTATTGCAGTTGCGAAGCAACGTGGGATTGATGTTGTGCTGAACGATGAATCAAAGCGTGAAACACCAGCAGTGGTGTCATTTGGCGTGAAGCAGCGGTTCATGGGTTCGGCTGGAGCCGCTTGTGCGACAATGAACCCCAAATCAACTATTTCTCAAATGAAGAGGTTAATTGGTAGGAAATTTAAGGAACCGGATGTTCAGAACGACCTTTTGTTGTTGCCTTTTGAATCTTTAGAAGGTCCAGATGGGGGAATCTTAATTACTTTGGAATACTTGGGCGAGATACAAAAGTTCACTCCGGAACATATTCTGGGAATGCTGTTTTCTCATTTGAAGCGCATAACTGAGAAGAATCTTGAAATGCCCATTTCGAACTGTGTGATTGGGATTCCCTCGTACTTCACTGATTTGCAGAGACGTGCTTTTTTGGATGCCGCAGCAATTGCTGGACTGAAGCCGCTGAGATTGATGCATGACTGTACTGCTACAGCACTTGgttatggtatttacaagacgGATTTTTCTGTTGCGGGCCCAACTTATGTTGTCTTTGTGGACATTGGTCATTGTGACACACAGGTTTGTGTTGCATCATTTGAGAGTGGACAAATGAGGATAATTTCCCATGCTTTTGACAGGAGCTTGGGAGGCAGAGATTTTGATGAGGTTCTGTTCGGTTATTTTGCTGCACAGTTCAAGGAGCAGTATGATATCAATGTCTATTCAAATGCCAAAGCATCTATTAGGTTGAGGGCGTCTTGTGAAAAACTAAAGAAGGTGCTGAGTGCGAATGCAGAGGCGCCATTAAATATAGAGTGCTTGATGGATGAGAAAGATGTTACGGGTTTTATTAGAAGGGAGGATTTTGAGAAATTGTCATTAGACTTGCAAGAGAGAATTAGCATCCCTTGTCGTAAGGCTTTGGCTGACTCTGGTTTGACTGTGGAGAAAATCCACTCAGTAGAGCTTGTTGGCTCAGGGTCTCGGATACCAGCTATTAGTAGAAGGTTAACTTCTCTATTCAAGAGAGAACCAAGCCGAACAGTGAATGCGAGTGAGTGTGTGGCACGTGGTTGTGCTCTTCAGTGCGCAATGCTTAGCCCGACATTCCATGTAAGAGAATACGAG GTTCAAGACGCATTTCCTTTCTCCATAGGATTCTCATCAGATAAAGGTCCAGTTTGCACGCTTTCAAATGGTGCACTTCTGCGAAAACACCATCCATTTCCAAGTGTGAAGATTTTTAGTTTGCACAGAACTCATATTTTCCATATGGAAGCCTACTATGCTGATCTAAGTGAATTACCTACTGGGGTATCATCTAAAATAAGCAGTTTTAAG ATTGACCCTTTCCAAGCTTCTCACATGGAAGCAACAAAAGTTAAAGTTAGACTGCAGCTAAACATTCATGGAATTGTTACTGTAGTATCAGCCTCG CTATTGGAGGATGATATTGTTGATCCCCATGCAAGGAGTGATGCTCACTTGACTTCAGATAAGATGGAGGCAGAATCCAATCGTGGGTCTGCTCCTTCATCCATTTCTGCT GATGATGGGATGAGGAAAAACAAGGTTGTCAAAAGGCTTGATATTCCTGTTCGTGAGCATGTCTATGGTGGAATGGCAGATGCTGAGCTCTTAGAAGCTCGAAAGAAAGAACTTCAGCTGCTGCAACAAGACTTAAAGATGGAGCATACCAAAGATAAGAAAAATGCATTGGAGTCTTATGTCTATGAGATGCGTGATAAG atattatataaatatctagGATTCTACACCGAGCTAGAGAGGGAAAGGATCTCCAGTGATCTTGAACAGATAGAAGAGTGGCTTTATGAGGATGGAGCTGATGAATCTGCAGATGTTTATACTGAAAAACTGGAGTACCTTGCAAAG CTGCTTGATCCCATTGAGAACCGATATAAGGAGGAAGAGGCTCGGGCCCAAGCTAGTAAGGGTCTATTAGATTGTATCACAGAATACCGGATGCTTGTACAAGCACTTCCAGCTGGGGAGAGAGATGTG ATCATTGGTGAATGCAATAAAGCAGAGCAATGGCTACATGAGAAGATCCAACTGCAGAATTCGTTGCCTAAAAATGCTGATCCGATATTATGGTCAAACGAAATCAAGAGAAAGGCAGAGGCTCTCGACAT GACATGGAAACATATAGTGAGACCCCTTGCTTCTCCCCCAAGCTCAAAGGATGCAGATGACTTAGATCAGAGGGACAAACCTGATGGCATTAACATGCAAGTAGATTAA